A genomic stretch from Xiphophorus maculatus strain JP 163 A chromosome 16, X_maculatus-5.0-male, whole genome shotgun sequence includes:
- the gps1 gene encoding COP9 signalosome complex subunit 1, whose translation MPLPVQVFNFQGSVEPMQIDADPQDDPQNAPDISYIVENPTLDLEQYATSYSGLMRIERLQFIAEHCPQLRVEALKMALTFVQRTFNVDTYEEIHRKLTEATRDVQGVPDTVPDGGVLPPLDSAWAESTRKKALLKLEKLDTDLKNYKGNSIKESIRRGHDDLGDHYLDCGDLSNALKCYSRARDYCTSAKHVINMCLNVIKVSVYLQNWSHVLSYVNKAESTPEIAEQRGERDSQNQTVLTKLKCSAGLAELASRKYKPAAKCFLQASFDHCDCPELLSPSNVAVYGGLCALASFDRQELQRNVISSSSFKLFLELEPQIRDIIFKFYESKYASCLKLLDEIKDNLLLDMYLAPHIKTLYSQIRNRALIQYFSPYVSADMTKMAQAFNTTVAALEDELTQLILEGLVNARIDSHSKILYARDVDQRSTTFEKSLHMGKEFQRRAKAMILRAAVLRNQIHVKSPPREGNQGELTPANSQTRMSTNM comes from the exons ATGCCTTTGCCTGTGCAAGTGTTTAACTTTCAG gGCTCAGTTGAGCCCATGCAGATTGATGCAGATCCTCAAGATGACCCGCAGAATGCTCCAGATATCAGCTACATCGTAGAAAACCCAACACTG GACCTGGAACAATATGCTACTAGCTACAGCGGCTTAATGCGGATTGAAAGGCTTCAGTTCATTGCTGAGCATTGTCCTCAGCTTCGAGTGGAGGCACTGAAGATGGCCCTCACGTTCGTCCAGAGAACTTTCAATGTAGACACATACGAAGAGATCCACCGCAAGCTAACAGAAGCCACAAG GGATGTTCAGGGCGTGCCTGACACTGTTCCTGATGGAGGAGTTCTACCTCCACTGGACTCAGCCTGGGCAGAATCCACTAGGAAAAAGGCTCTGCTCAAACTAGAGAAGCTGGATACAGATCTGAAGAACTATAAAGGCAACTCAATCAAAGAGAGCATCAG AAGAGGCCATGATGATTTGGGGGACCACTACCTGGACTGTGGTGACCTCAGCAATGCTCTGAAATGCTACTCCCGTGCCAGAGATTACTGCACCAGCGCTAAACATGTTATTAACATGTGTCTGAATGTCATAAAG gTGAGTGTTTACCTCCAAAACTGGTCGCATGTGCTGAGCTATGTGAACAAGGCAGAATCCACACCAGAAATTGCAGAG CAAAGAGGGGAGCGAGACAGCCAGAATCAGACAGTCCTAACCAAACTAAAGTGTTCAGCAG gacTTGCTGAATTGGCCTCCAGAAAATACAAACCAGCTGCTAAGTGCTTTCTGCAGGCTTCGTTTGACCACTGCGACTGTCCAGAG CTCTTGTCTCCCAGTAATGTAGCTGTATATGGGGGATTGTGTGCTTTGGCCAGTTTTGATAGACAGGAGCTCCAACGTAATGTGATCTCTAGCAG CTCCTTCAAGCTATTTCTTGAATTAGAACCTCAGATCCGTGATATCATCTTCAAGTTCTATGAGTCCAAGTACGCATCCTGTCTCAAACTACTGGATGAAATAAAG GATAACCTGCTGTTGGACATGTACTTGGCTCCTCACATCAAAACCTTGTACAGTCAGATCAGAAACAGAGCCCTAATCCAG TATTTCAGTCCCTATGTATCGGCTGACATGACAAAGATGGCGCAGGCTTTCAACACCACAGTAGCAGCTTTGGAAGATGAACTTACTCAGTTGATACTGGAGGGCCTTGTCAACGCACGTATTGACTCCCATAGCAAG ATTCTATATGCAAGGGATGTGGATCAGAGGAGCACCACGTTTGAAAAATCTCTCCACATGGGAAAAGAGTTCCAGAGACGGGCAAAAGCGATGATCCTTCGTGCTGCTGTGCTTCGTAACCAGATCCATGTCAAg TCTCCACCCAGAGAAGGGAACCAGGGTGAGCTGACACCAGCCAACAGCCAGACCAGGATGAGCACCAACATGTGA